From the Candidatus Beckwithbacteria bacterium genome, one window contains:
- a CDS encoding dihydrofolate reductase: MKIFLIAAITLDGFIAREAGQSSFDWTSPEDRTFFIKKTKEAGVVIMGKTTYQTIGKPLKDRLNIIYTSKPLKSNYDNLVYTNQKPQALLSDFKKQGYKKIAICGGASIYSLFMKSGLVDHMYLTVEPHLFGQGVKLFNDQLDCKLKLLSSKKLNERGTMLLEYRVI; encoded by the coding sequence ATGAAAATTTTTTTAATCGCTGCTATCACTCTTGATGGTTTTATTGCTCGAGAAGCTGGGCAATCTTCTTTTGATTGGACATCACCAGAAGACCGAACTTTTTTTATCAAAAAAACAAAAGAAGCTGGGGTAGTTATTATGGGAAAAACTACCTATCAAACCATCGGAAAACCTCTCAAAGATCGGCTTAATATTATCTACACCTCAAAACCCTTAAAAAGTAATTATGATAATCTCGTCTATACCAATCAAAAACCTCAGGCTTTGCTATCTGATTTTAAAAAACAAGGCTATAAAAAAATAGCTATCTGCGGTGGAGCTTCGATTTACTCTTTGTTTATGAAAAGTGGCTTAGTTGACCATATGTACTTGACAGTCGAACCGCACTTGTTTGGTCAGGGGGTAAAGCTGTTTAACGACCAACTTGACTGCAAATTAAAATTATTAAGCTCTAAAAAACTTAACGAAAGAGGGACTATGCTTTTAGAGTATCGAGTAATTTAA
- a CDS encoding putative folate metabolism gamma-glutamate ligase has translation MRVKAIKTKLVKPGDDLLQIIEQSIAQIPEQSVLAVTSKIISYAQNQLVPIAATKKKDKIAWVKKEAELYYGPYSSYKLMLAIKNNTLCVNAGIDSSNAQNQLVLWPKNLQQETNRIWQFLRDHYHVKQVGVIVTDSKTTPLRWGVTGTCLAHCGFKALRECRGDKDLFGYTLTMVQVNVAEALAVAATFEMGEVAEQTPLAIINSPSQVEWQDRVPSKKELDELLISLDEDVYAPMLTAIPWQKGDKLG, from the coding sequence ATGCGGGTTAAGGCTATTAAAACTAAGCTGGTTAAACCAGGTGATGATTTACTGCAAATTATTGAGCAGTCTATTGCTCAAATTCCGGAACAAAGTGTTTTGGCAGTTACTTCCAAAATTATCAGCTATGCCCAAAACCAACTAGTTCCCATTGCTGCTACTAAAAAAAAAGATAAAATTGCTTGGGTAAAAAAAGAAGCCGAATTGTATTACGGTCCTTATTCCAGTTATAAATTAATGTTAGCAATCAAAAACAACACGCTGTGTGTCAATGCCGGAATTGATAGTTCTAATGCTCAAAATCAGCTAGTTTTGTGGCCTAAAAATTTACAGCAAGAAACCAACCGAATTTGGCAATTTTTGAGAGACCATTATCATGTAAAGCAAGTTGGAGTGATTGTAACTGATAGCAAAACTACACCGCTGCGTTGGGGAGTGACAGGAACCTGTTTGGCTCATTGCGGTTTTAAAGCACTGCGTGAATGTCGGGGGGACAAAGATTTATTTGGATATACTCTGACTATGGTGCAAGTTAATGTGGCTGAAGCTTTGGCAGTTGCAGCCACTTTTGAAATGGGGGAAGTAGCCGAACAAACACCCTTGGCTATTATTAATAGTCCTAGCCAGGTTGAGTGGCAGGATAGAGTGCCCAGTAAAAAAGAGCTGGATGAGCTTCTTATTTCTCTTGATGAAGATGTATATGCACCAATGTTAACCGCTATTCCATGGCAAAAAGGTGATAAACTAGGATAG